The Mesoterricola silvestris sequence CCAGAGCGCGTTCACGTAGATTCTTCGACAGCCCTTGCATTGGACGGTTTGCTGCGAGGTACGCGACATGACGCCTCCCCCTACCAGACCTGCGGTGTTCCCCCAATTTAGGCAAATCGAGGGCTTACGCGAGGGGGGCGGGAAGAATTCCCGGCCCCGCGCCGCTCAGCTACCGTCCGCCCGGAATTCCCGTTCCGCCCGCACCCGCAGGGTGAGCCGGATGCCCTCCTCGTCCAGCCGCCGCATGGGCCCCCGCAGGCACCGTCTGTGCTCCGGCCCATCGGCCATCCCCTGCCTCCACCCCTCCACGAACCCCGCCCCATGGCAGGCCGGGCAGCCTCCCGCCTTCACCCCCTCCTCCAGGTGATAGTGCAGAAACCCTTGCCCTCCGCAGAGGTTGCACACATCCAGGACGGCCACGGGGACCTCCGGATCACGGGGGGATGCCCCAATATACGTCCCTCCGCCCGTTCCCGCCCCCCAAGCCCCGCCACCAGCCCGTCGGGACATGCCCGCCCGCGAGATTGGGGGAGGCGAATCGCTCCGCCTGTGGTAACATAGCCTCTCCGGCGCCGTAGCCAAGTGGTAAGGCCGCAGACTGCAAATCTGCCATTCATCGGTTCGATTCCGATCGGCGCCTCCAGCAAAGGCAAGAATCAGGGCCATCCTAGCGGGTGGCCCTTTTGTTACTGGGTACACCGCCAGATGGACCGGTTGGGAGTGAGGGTCGTGGGAAATTGCGTGGTTTCCGGCATTCAGTCCGGAGTGCGCCTTGGAGTGTGCTGCCTGAAGCCTGGAAATCAGGTCGAGCAGGCTCCCGCGCCGCTGGAAGAGGCTGTCCTCTGGCGCCTCGAGCATTGGCCCAAGTGGATTCTGGTGTCGCTTTGCAGCCCTGAAACGCAGGCTGTCCGTGAAAGTCGCCAATCAATTTCGCGGCATCGTTTCAAGCAATGAAATTGCCTTCGAATAGTTCTGAGCTGCGGCTTTCTCTGCCCAGCCCTTGGCCGCGTTGAGGTCATGCTCTATGTATTTTCCCCTCCAAAGATATATGGCCAACGTGTATTGCGCTTCAGGAATGCCTTTGGAGGCTGCGTACTCCAAAAGCGATTTTGCAATGTACTGATCCTCGGCAGTGTGTCTTGGGCGTAGATGCCACATTGCCAATGCATAGCATGCTTCTGGATGGCCTTGGATCGCAGCCTTTGTACTCCATTTCAGGGATTCAGGCATATCCTTTTTAACGTCAACGCCTTTTAAATATATGAGTGCCAATTGCGCCTGGGCATCCGTCTGCCACTTCCCATATCCATTATTTGCACAACGCTTAAACCAATTTACGGCCATCGAAAAGTCTTTATTGATGCCACTCCCATATAGGTACATGACGGCTAGCGAGTATTGTGCATCAGGCATATTGTGCTCTGCCGCTTTTTTGCACCACTCGTAAGCTAGTGGTAGGTTTTGGGTAATTCCAAAGTCTCCATTTGAATATCTATTTCCAATCCAATTTTGAGCATCTGGGTCACCACTTATTGCTAGTTTTTCCTGTTTGTGGAAGTTAGCGGATTGAGGATTTTCAAAATAATTGCATTTGCAACAAACAATTAACATTAATCCATAAGATATACCCCGGAAATAGTTGGGGTAGAATGTGCATGGGAGTCTATCTGAGAATAGCTGTGTTGATTTCATGATGCTATGCATTTTTTTGAACCAATTATTTAAATCAATGGTGATATAATGCATGTAGCACCTTTTGGCAAATTTTCACTGTGCGTTTGACCTGTTCCTTTAATGATTTCTCATTGCCTTTTGCAGCCATTGCTATGATGGCATTGTTTCTAGTGTCTCCCGTATGGGGTGTTTGGCGCCGAAGAAAAACGAGTGTTCGCCGTAGACGGCTCCAATGCAGAGCAGGACAAAGACAAAGATCTTCATCGTCCCCCACCAGTCCTCCATGAGTTCACCCCGGATCATGGAGAACCAATCGGGAGTGAAGTAGAAGCGGACACATTCCCAGAAGTCGCTCCAGGTTCGAAAAATCACCCAGCCAAGTCCGAAGTACAGGGGAATGTTTAGAAAGGCGATGACCACCCAGCGGGTTATATCGTTGTCCATGTTCCGCCTCGCGAAGACCGAAGAAGGAAGGCCATCCGACTTGCTGGCCCGGTGGAAGGGGTGATTCAAAGTGAGTTGGAGGGATTACCAAGAGGGTACCACTAGGCGGGGGAATCCGCTTGCGTGATGCCTTGGATTAATACGGAGATCCATCAGATCCTTCTTTTCCCAGCGCCCCAGCGAGCCCTCTGCGCCCCAGCGTTTGATTTTTTCCCGTTTTCCTTCGGCGCGATTGTAACAATCGCCCGCCAAATTTTAGAAAAAGATCAAACGCTGGGACGCAGAGAGCTCGCTGGGGCGCTGGGGAAAAGAATGACTGGCAGTCAATTGCCAGGGTGGGTTGGAGTGCCCGGTTCTGGCTACAAGCTGATCACCAGCGACGTCGTCAGCACCGTGTCCAGTTTCCTCAACCTCACGGGCGCCTTCCCCAAAACCACCGGCGGGACGGCTCCGGCCTGGAGGATGTCCACCGCCAGATAGGCCGGGGCATTGTTGTACGTGCAGTCGTAGCCCACCTTCAGGGCCAGGCGCTTGCCCAGGTTCGTGGTGAAGGCGTTCTTCCACACGGCGAGGTAGGCGGAGGTGTCCTTCATGCTGGTGGACACCTCCAGGTTGGAGGTGACCAGCCCCGCCGCGCCGGCCTTCCGGGCGAAATCCACCGTGAGGTTCCAGGTGCCGAAGCTGTCCTGGAAACCCGGGGTCTCGAAGACCGGCTTGATGCGGGTGTAGCCGCCCCCCAGGTCCGTGCGGAAGCGCAGGGCTTCGGTCTTCACCCACGCGTAGCCCATGCCCGCCGAGGTGACGGTGCGGCTGGAGATGCCGGAGGGGACGTTGCGGTCCCAGCCCAGGGCCCCGAAGGCGAAGAAGGCCGTGTCGATGGTGTGGTCGTACCGCCCGTTGGCGAGGTAGCTTTCGGCGGTGGTGACGGTGGTGCGGGTCTCCTTCACGTCGTACTGGGTGGGCGAGGTGCCAACGGCCGAGTAGGCGATCGTCGTGGTGGACACCCGCACGGCCCCGGCGTTGAAGGCGAAGGAGGAGACCGGCCCGGTGTACTTGAACTCGTTGGAAAGCCCCAGGGTCTGGCCCTGGGCGTTGCCGGACAGGGACACCATGGAGAGGCTGGCCTTGTCGGTCCAGGGCTGGGCGGGGGGCTCGGCGGCGGCCAGGGACAGGGAGACGAGGAGGAGGGGCAGGGCGGTGCGTGGCATGGCGGCTCCCATCGTGGATTCACGGACCTTACCCCGTAACGGACGAGTTGGCAAATTCCGCCCCGCGGGGGTTTGGGGGGCGGGGGAATAAATATGTCTGAACACACAATTGGAAATTGCCAAATATTCCACTCGTTCCGGTGCTTCCGGTGGATCGTGCCTATAATTCTTCAATCGATTGGATGAAATCCCTTCACCCGGTCCACTCCGCCCGAGCGTGAACAACCATGGTTCCGGCCGAACCCCATCCCCCCGCGCGCCCCCCCAGGTTCTTCCGGCCCCTGGCGGGATTCCTTTGCGGGGTGGCGATCACGGCGGGGGTGTGGTCCCTGACCCAGCGCACCGAGGAACGGCGCATGGCGGATCTCCAGGCGGCCCAGGCCCGGGACATGACGGGCCAGTTGCAGAGCCGCATGAAGAGCCTGGAGGAGGTGCTGCTGGGAACCAGCGGGTTCCTGGGGCGGGGGCCCCTGCCGACCCGGGAGGAGTTCCGGGACTACGTGGAGGGGTTGCGCCTTCCGGTGCTCTACCCGGGCGTCCAGGGGCTGGGGTTCGTGGCGTGGAATCCGGAGCCGGGCCCGGAGGGCCGCAGCGCCATCCTCTACCTGGAGCCCGCGGATGACCGGAACCTGCGGGCCCTGGGCCGGGAGATGCTGACCGATCCGGTGCGGCGCCAGGCCATGGTCAAGGCCCGGGACCAGGGGATCCTGGCCCTGTCGGCGCCGGTGGTGCTCTACCAGGAGACGGGCACCGACGTGCAGACCGGAACCGTTCTCTACGCGCCGGTGTACGACCGCCGCCTGCCCCGGGAGACCCTGGCCCAGCGCAGGGCCGCCTTCCGGGGGTGGACCTCCATCCCCTTCCGCATGGGGGACCTGGCCCGGGCGGCCCTGGCCCGGGACCTGGCGCTGGGCGACTTCTCCCTCACCGACGCCGGCGCGGGCGGGCCCGGGCAGCTGCTCTACGAATCCCGTCCCGGCGCCGGCGGAATGGGGCTGGGGGGCCGGGTCAGGGTGGGCGACCGGGAATGGACCCTGCGGGTGCGTTCGGGCCCGGCCTTCTTCGCGGCCACGGGCCACCGGAACCATTGGGAGATCCTGGCTGCGGGCCTGGTGCTGAGCCTGGGGCTGGGCGCCGTGCTGGCCCTGTACCAGGGCGCGGAGGACCGCGCGCGGCGCAGGGCCGAAGCCATGGCCCGGGAACTGCGGGACACGGAGGCGCGGTTCCAGACCGTCTTCCGCAAGGCCCCGGTGGGCATGGCCATCGTGGACACCGCCACCGGGCGCTTCCTGACCGTGAACCCGCGCCTGGAGCAGATCCTCGGGTACTCCTCCGCCGAGCTGAAGGAGCGCACCTTCCTGGCCATGACCCACCCCGACCACGTGGCCTCCGACCTGGTCTCCATGGCGGAGCTGATCTCCGGGGCCGTGGAGGAGTACGCCAAGGAGAAGCGCTACCTCCACCGGGACGGCCACGTGGTCTGGGGCCGGGTGCGGGTGGCCCGGCTTCCCCGGGAGGAGGGGGCGGATCCGCGCCACCTGGCGCTGGTGGAGGACATCACGGACCGCATCCAGGTCATGGAGAGCCTGCGCAGGGACGAGGCCCGCTTCCGGAACCTGGTGGAGAACGCCGTGGACCCCATCGTCCTCTTCGATGCGGAGGGCCGTATCCTCCTCGCCAACGGGGAAGCCTCCAGGCTCACCGGATACTCCCGGGAGGAATTCGCGGAGATGCGGGTGCAGGACCTGTCTCCGGAGATGCCCATGGAGGAGTACGCCCGCATCTGGAACGGCCTGGATTTCGGCGAATCCCGGCGCTTCGAGGGGCTCACCCGGCGCAAGGACGGCACCACCTTCCCGGTGGAGGTGCGCATCGGCCTCCTGGAGCCCGGGGAGCCGCGGCAGATCCTCTCCATGGTGCGGGACCTCAGCGCCGTGGACCTGGCCGCCCAGAGCGAGGCGCGGGCCCGCAAGGCCGAAAGCCTCGTGCTCATGGCCGGCGGCATCGCCCACGACTTCAACAACGTGTTCCAGGCCGTGCAGTCCAACCTCGAGATCGCCGGATTCCTC is a genomic window containing:
- a CDS encoding tetratricopeptide repeat protein is translated as MHYITIDLNNWFKKMHSIMKSTQLFSDRLPCTFYPNYFRGISYGLMLIVCCKCNYFENPQSANFHKQEKLAISGDPDAQNWIGNRYSNGDFGITQNLPLAYEWCKKAAEHNMPDAQYSLAVMYLYGSGINKDFSMAVNWFKRCANNGYGKWQTDAQAQLALIYLKGVDVKKDMPESLKWSTKAAIQGHPEACYALAMWHLRPRHTAEDQYIAKSLLEYAASKGIPEAQYTLAIYLWRGKYIEHDLNAAKGWAEKAAAQNYSKAISLLETMPRN
- a CDS encoding DUF481 domain-containing protein; the encoded protein is MPRTALPLLLVSLSLAAAEPPAQPWTDKASLSMVSLSGNAQGQTLGLSNEFKYTGPVSSFAFNAGAVRVSTTTIAYSAVGTSPTQYDVKETRTTVTTAESYLANGRYDHTIDTAFFAFGALGWDRNVPSGISSRTVTSAGMGYAWVKTEALRFRTDLGGGYTRIKPVFETPGFQDSFGTWNLTVDFARKAGAAGLVTSNLEVSTSMKDTSAYLAVWKNAFTTNLGKRLALKVGYDCTYNNAPAYLAVDILQAGAVPPVVLGKAPVRLRKLDTVLTTSLVISL
- a CDS encoding PAS domain S-box protein, with amino-acid sequence MVPAEPHPPARPPRFFRPLAGFLCGVAITAGVWSLTQRTEERRMADLQAAQARDMTGQLQSRMKSLEEVLLGTSGFLGRGPLPTREEFRDYVEGLRLPVLYPGVQGLGFVAWNPEPGPEGRSAILYLEPADDRNLRALGREMLTDPVRRQAMVKARDQGILALSAPVVLYQETGTDVQTGTVLYAPVYDRRLPRETLAQRRAAFRGWTSIPFRMGDLARAALARDLALGDFSLTDAGAGGPGQLLYESRPGAGGMGLGGRVRVGDREWTLRVRSGPAFFAATGHRNHWEILAAGLVLSLGLGAVLALYQGAEDRARRRAEAMARELRDTEARFQTVFRKAPVGMAIVDTATGRFLTVNPRLEQILGYSSAELKERTFLAMTHPDHVASDLVSMAELISGAVEEYAKEKRYLHRDGHVVWGRVRVARLPREEGADPRHLALVEDITDRIQVMESLRRDEARFRNLVENAVDPIVLFDAEGRILLANGEASRLTGYSREEFAEMRVQDLSPEMPMEEYARIWNGLDFGESRRFEGLTRRKDGTTFPVEVRIGLLEPGEPRQILSMVRDLSAVDLAAQSEARARKAESLVLMAGGIAHDFNNVFQAVQSNLEIAGFLTRGKDDLTQVLDQARLALGRAVVLARKMLDFSGRGIVRPVPLDLAALLERIPAVPGLEVQRDFLPVPQVLGDAGKLEQVVTALLENAREAGASRVQLQLRTHTGAESAADQGFWALSRFHGAGAVCLRVRDDGPGVPPERLSLVCDPFYTTREPGRGLGLAAAVGILKAHRAGFHLRNGEDGGLVARLFFRQA